The following coding sequences are from one Pelmatolapia mariae isolate MD_Pm_ZW linkage group LG4, Pm_UMD_F_2, whole genome shotgun sequence window:
- the nme4 gene encoding nucleoside diphosphate kinase, mitochondrial isoform X2 has translation MLQLRVFNRLLQHFYWRTQESTKGLLPGFPSQLWGGYRSTWRRNKSSLPDVRERTLIAVKPDGVQRRLVGQIIHRFEQRGFKLVGLKMVQVWEGPNVVQTSRKMVGHTNPTEAQAGTVRGDFSVHVSRNVVHASDSLEGAQREIQLWFQGKDLLNWECCDQGNMMED, from the exons ATGCTGCAGCTGCGCGTTTTTAACAGACTTCTCCAACACTTTTATTGGAGGACTCAAGAATCCACAAAAGGTCTGTTACCTGGTTTTCCTTCTCAGCTGTGGGGTGGATACAGATCTACCTGGCGAAGAAACAAATCAA GTCTTCCAGATGTGAGGGAGAGGACTCTCATAGCCGTGAAACCAGACGGAGTTCAGCGCCGTCTTGTCGGGCAAATAATTCACCGGTTTGAGCAGCGGGGATTCAAGCTGGTTGGCCTGAAGATGGTGCAG gtATGGGAGGGGCCCAATGTAGTCCAGACATCACGTAAAATGGTAGGACACACTAACCCAACTGAAGCCCAGGCGGGCACAGTCAGAGGAGATTTCAGCGTCCATGTCAGCAG GAACGTTGTCCATGCCAGTGATTCACTGGAGGGTGCTCAAAGGGAGATCCAGCTGTGGTTTCAGGGAAAGGATCTCCTGAACTGGGAATGCTGCGACCAGGGTAACATGATGGAGGACTGA
- the eps8l1a gene encoding epidermal growth factor receptor kinase substrate 8-like protein 1a codes for MSLLCYQNIIPYSVYITLTSVYVHMKQMSTSPPSVLPRKTSGVRVMVLKGQQQLPDGVPNKSGKENGTSGESNQIPPLNADREVEIMNHCFDDVERFMSRLQQAAEAQTVLNQRKKKNERKTKKDKKTQEDGLLTMKASPPPEEDFVNIFQKIKYSFSLLDRLKSYISQPNAPELLHHIFVPLRLMVNTTGGPALPASIISPGLTNGAVKLLQEHLTLEENELWTSLGTNWTSPCSHLGVTVPPYTPVFLDGWKPQTHDSTGQPFEDPIELQHKVDAFNETKQKQSQQEQAQQAAQSPRDGNGHAHSESHYRCSYDFVARNSSELSVLKGETLEVIDSSKRWWKCRNSYGEIGFVPFNILEPVSALNKTGKDGSEVQRESQAGPVPHSKRYLYTPSSGGPTTAVPAVRPQSMVLPSTGMQGDETDRVLIMNDELLQRIARRRGSFKQTADNSTPLNYDSPSSEVAAWLTAKGFSTLTVKSLGILNGAQLFSLNKEEFVAVSPEEGENVYSQIMAEKTLLKTYIIATAPN; via the exons ATGTCATTGCTGTGCTACCAAAACATCATTCCTTATTCTGTGTACATTACATTGACTTCTGTTTATGTCCACATGAAACAGATGTCAACATCACCTCCATCGGTGCTCCCTAGAAAGACTTCAGGTGTCCGAGTTATGGTCCTTAAAGgacagcagcagcttcctgatgGGGTTCCTAACAAGTCTGGCAAAG AGAATGGTACCAGTGGGGAGTCGAATCAGATACCTCCACTGAATGCAGACAGAGAAGTG GAGATTATGAACCACTGCTTTGACGATGTGGAGCGATTCATGTCGCGCTTACAACAGGCGGCAGAAGCCCAGACTGTCCTCAaccaaaggaaaaagaaaaacgagAGGAAGACCAAGAAGGATAAAAAGACCCAAGAAG ATGGTTTGTTGACCATGAAAGCCAGTCCTCCACCAGAAGAAGACTTTGTGAACATCTTTCAGAAAATCAAGTACTCCTTCAGTCTGCTG gaCCGCCTGAAGTCATACATCTCACAGCCCAATGCCCCAGAGCTGCTCCACCACATCTTTGTGCCTCTCAGACTG ATGGTGAATACCACTGGGGGGCCAGCATTACCTGCATCCATCATCAGTCCTGGTTTGACCAATGGTGCCGTTAAACTGCTCCAGGAACATCTGACTTTAGAGGAAAATGAGCTGTGGACTTCACTGGGGACCAACTGGACTTCTccctg CTCCCACCTCGGTGTGACTGTTCCTCCGTATACACCTGTCTTTCTGGATGGGTGGAAGCCTCAGACTCATGACTCTACTGGCCAGCCTTTTGAAGATCCCATCGAGCTTCAGCACAAAGTAGATGCTTTCAATGAAACCAAGCAGAAACAAAGTCAGCAGGAACAAGCTCAACAGGCAGCACAGAGCCCCAG AGACGGAAATGGACATGcgcacagtgagagccattaccGCTGCAGTTACGACTTTGTCGCCAGAAACAGCAGTGAACTCTCTGTGCTAAAAGGAGAAACACTTGAG GTGATTGACTCATCAAAACGCTGGTGGAAGTGTCGGAACAGCTATGGCGAGATAGGATTTGTTCCCTTTAACATTTTGGAGCCTGTGTCTGCTCTGAATAAGACGGGGAAAGATGGCTCAGAGGTGCAGAGGGAGTCACAG GCAGGTCCTGTCCCTCACTCAAAGCGCTACTTATACACCCCATCAAGCGGGGGTCCCACTACAGCAGTCCCAGCAGTGCGACCTCAAAGCATGGTTTTACCATCTACAGGGATGCAGGGAGATGAAACTGACAGAG TTCTGATAATGAATGATGAGCTTCTACAAAGGATAGCCCGGAGAAGAGGCTCATTTAAACAGACAGCTGATAACTCTACACCTCTGAACTATGACTCTCCATCTTCTGAGGTGGCAGCCTGGCTTACTGCCAAAGGCTTCAGCACACT CACTGTTAAGAGCCTGGGAATTTTAAATGGAGCGCAGCTGTTCTCCCTAAATAAGGAGGAGTTTGTTGCGGTGTCACCAGAAGAGGGTGAAAACGTTTACAGCCAGATAATGGCAGAGAAGACTCTGCTTAAG ACTTACATCATTGCCACTGCCCCAAACTGA
- the nme4 gene encoding nucleoside diphosphate kinase, mitochondrial isoform X1, giving the protein MLQLRVFNRLLQHFYWRTQESTKGLLPGFPSQLWGGYRSTWRRNKSSLPDVRERTLIAVKPDGVQRRLVGQIIHRFEQRGFKLVGLKMVQVSEDLLSQHYCELRAKPFYPSLLHYMTSGPVVVMVWEGPNVVQTSRKMVGHTNPTEAQAGTVRGDFSVHVSRNVVHASDSLEGAQREIQLWFQGKDLLNWECCDQGNMMED; this is encoded by the exons ATGCTGCAGCTGCGCGTTTTTAACAGACTTCTCCAACACTTTTATTGGAGGACTCAAGAATCCACAAAAGGTCTGTTACCTGGTTTTCCTTCTCAGCTGTGGGGTGGATACAGATCTACCTGGCGAAGAAACAAATCAA GTCTTCCAGATGTGAGGGAGAGGACTCTCATAGCCGTGAAACCAGACGGAGTTCAGCGCCGTCTTGTCGGGCAAATAATTCACCGGTTTGAGCAGCGGGGATTCAAGCTGGTTGGCCTGAAGATGGTGCAG GTGTCTGAGGATCTCCTGTCTCAGCACTACTGTGAGCTGAGAGCTAAGCCCTTCTATCCTAGTCTGCTGCATTACATGACCTCAGGGCCTGTGGTGGTCATG gtATGGGAGGGGCCCAATGTAGTCCAGACATCACGTAAAATGGTAGGACACACTAACCCAACTGAAGCCCAGGCGGGCACAGTCAGAGGAGATTTCAGCGTCCATGTCAGCAG GAACGTTGTCCATGCCAGTGATTCACTGGAGGGTGCTCAAAGGGAGATCCAGCTGTGGTTTCAGGGAAAGGATCTCCTGAACTGGGAATGCTGCGACCAGGGTAACATGATGGAGGACTGA